The Prunus persica cultivar Lovell chromosome G7, Prunus_persica_NCBIv2, whole genome shotgun sequence genome has a segment encoding these proteins:
- the LOC18769925 gene encoding protein FAR1-RELATED SEQUENCE 5 — protein sequence MDYTCQGKILEISDKEEIFDAIDELKVGMEVSNEAEAYNLCNTYAFRKGFSIRKGNIRRDAQNKVRQRDYFCSKEGFQSDEDLCEVKKVRRLDTRTGCKALIRFTADNGIWKISHINLDHNHEFAKPEERQFLRSGRHIPRVRAGMLGPKVDESTRPTKSYSYLGKKFGNAENVGSTNKDCLNYLQRNKEEMLEGGDGQSLINYFKHKQMEDPSFFYSVQVDQFNRITNYFWRDGRSKLDYDCFGDVVCFDTTFRTKKYNLICAPFVGVNHHCKNVLFGCAFVSDESTDSFIWLFETFLESMGYKQPKTIFTDVGNAMANAIVVMLRETRHRLCIWHISKNATQYIGSHYSNHEFKEHFNKCFHDCLTEAEFEATWNDLIRKFNLESNSWLQELYSLREKWCPAFSLDTFTANIRSSNRGESITSTFHQISTKTMDLIGLVQHYEKKTKVVRSAELEEDFRCKNGMPHLRANSGIFKHAASEYTIKMYSFFENELMSIFGVRMIEVGNDGNQYIYEAIEEGHPRVYIIEYNSATSMVSCSCKLFESIGLLCRHALKVLDLKNFTSIPTRYIEKRWTKGAKKRIVESSHLYESSYKMGKSAQSLRLSELMHEGNNVFSIGSLCDSGTRIVKQKLVEAMKLLESDEETTSLQGNLNKVDDQFVRDVLDN from the coding sequence ATGGATTACACTTGTCAAGGGAAAATATTAGAGATAAGTGAcaaggaagaaatatttgACGCAATTGATGAACTAAAAGTGGGAATGGAGGTGTCTAATGAAGCTGAAGCTTACAATCTATGCAACACCTATGCCTTTAGGAAAGGTTTTAGTATTCGTAAAGGGAATATTCGAAGAGATGCGCAAAATAAGGTCAGGCAAAGGGActatttttgttcaaaagaagGGTTTCAATCAGATGAAGATTTGTGTGAAGTGAAAAAGGTGAGAAGATTAGACACAAGAACAGGTTGTAAGGCTCTAATTCGATTCACCGCGGATAATGGTATATGGAAGATCAGTCACATCAATCTAGATCATAATCATGAGTTTGCTAAGCCTGAAGAAAGACAATTTCTACGATCAGGTCGACATATACCACGTGTCCGTGCAGGTATGCTTGGCCCTAAGGTTGATGAGAGTACAAGACCAACAAAATCATACTCTTACTTGGGAAAAAAGTTTGGCAATGCTGAGAATGTTGGGTCCACTAATAAAGATTGTCTTAATTATTTGCAAAGGAATAAGGAAGAAATGCTAGAAGGAGGGGATGGGCAAAgtttgataaattattttaagcaTAAACAAATGGAGGATCCAAGTTTTTTCTACAGTGTTCAAGTGGATCAATTTAATCGGATCACAAATTATTTTTGGAGAGATGGTAGATCAAAGTTAGATTATGATTGCTTTGGAGATGTTGTATGCTTTGACACCACATTTCGAACCAAGAAATACAATCTAATTTGTGCTCCATTTGTGGGTGTTAATCATCACTGCAAGAATGTCTTATTTGGTTGTGCTTTTGTATCGGATGAGAGCACTGActcatttatttggttgtTTGAAACATTTTTGGAGTCCATGGGATATAAGCAACCGAAAACCATTTTCACAGATGTGGGTAATGCAATGGCAAATGCAATTGTGGTTATGCTTCGAGAGACACGCCATCGCCTATGCATATGGCACATATCTAAGAATGCTACACAATATATTGGATCTCATTATTCTAATCACGAGTTCAAGGAGCACTTTAACAAATGCTTTCACGATTGTCTCACTGAAGCGGAATTTGAAGCTACATGGAATGACTTGATTAGAAAGTTCAACCTTGAGAGCAATTCGTGGCTGCAAGAGTTATATTCACTTAGAGAAAAATGGTGTCCTGCTTTTAGCTTAGACACTTTTACAGCCAATATTAGATCCTCCAATAGAGGTGAGAGCATAACCAGTACATTCCATCAAATTTCTACAAAAacaatggatctcattggtCTTGTACAGCATTacgagaaaaaaacaaaagtggtGCGGTCAGCAGAGTTGGAAGAGGATTTTCGTTGTAAAAATGGTATGCCTCATCTTAGAGCAAATAGTGGTATCTTTAAGCATGCAGCTTCTGAGTACACAATTAAAATGTATTCATTCTTTGAAAATGAGCTTATGAGTATCTTTGGGGTGAGGATGATAGAAGTTGGTAATGATGGCAACCAATATATTTATGAAGCAATTGAAGAAGGTCATCCAAGAGTCTACATTATTGAATATAACTCCGCTACTTCCATGGTTTCTTGTTCTTGTAAGTTATTTGAATCCATAGGATTGTTGTGCCGTCATGCCCTAAAAGTATTGGATTTAAAAAACTTCACAAGCATTCCGACCAGGTACATAGAGAAGAGATGGACTAAAGGGGCAAAGAAAAGGATTGTGGAGAGTAGTCATTTATATGAGTCGTCATATAAAATGGGGAAGTCTGCTCAATCATTGCGCCTAAGTGAGTTGATGCATGAAGGAAATAATGTTTTCAGTATAGGCTCATTGTGTGATTCAGGAACGAGAATTGTTAAACAGAAGTTGGTGGAGGCCATGAAGTTGCTTGAAAGTGATGAGGAAACTACATCTTTGCAGGGAAATTTGAACAAAGTAGATGATCAATTTGTTCGTGATGTGCTTGATAACTGA
- the LOC18769274 gene encoding uncharacterized protein LOC18769274 isoform X2, protein MRKWFRVRQESGNMFGTAIRCIARKPKPQMKPIELKTPPEQTQTITRAIFDIVKEHGPLTITETWDHVKEVGLRGLTSKRHMKIVLRWMRERQKLRLICNHVGPQKQFLYTTWFTKPNLKQQGKPVNDSPQPKSP, encoded by the exons ATGCGGAaatggtttagggttagaCAAG AAAGTGGCAACATGTTTGGGACAGCGATAAGGTGTATTGCGAGGAAACCAAAACCACAGATGAAACCCATAGAGCTCAAAACCCCACCTGAGCAGACGCAGACCATCACTAGGGCCATCTTCGATATCGTCAAGGAGCATGGTCCTCTCACCATTACTGAAACCTGGGATCACGTTAAG GAAGTTgggttgagaggattgacgaGCAAGAGGCACATGAAGATAGTGTTGAGGTGGATGAGGGAGAGGCAGAAGCTTAGACTAATTTGCAACCATGTAGGGCCTCAGAAGCAGTTTCTGTATACGACTTGGTTTACAAAGCCCAATCTCAAGCAGCAGGGAAAACCAGTAAATGATTCTCCACAACCCAAGTCTCCTTGA
- the LOC18769912 gene encoding uncharacterized protein LOC18769912, protein MAKHSVGWVASQKRWLLAFLVMLSVSTLIAFFIRAAFDSCDRRMDVVDKRVPLGSPIGTSPSPLSFMKSKLVLLVSHELSLSGGPLLLMELAFLLRGVGTEVCWVTTMKPSDADVVIYSLEHKMLDRGVQVLSENGQEAVYTALKADLVVLNTAVSGKWLDVVLKENVPRVLPKVLWWIHEMRGHYFKLDYVKHLPLVAGSMIDSHVTAEYWENRTRERLGIKMPETFVVHLGNSKELMEVAEDSVAKRVLREHVRESLGVRREDLLFAIINSVSRGKGQDLFLRSFYESLRLIQEKKLQLPRMHAVIVGSDMTAHTKFEHELRNFVSMKKIQDHVHFVDKTLTVAPYLAAIDVLVQNSQARGECFGRITIEAMAFQLPVLGTAAGGTTEIVVNGTTGLLHPVGKEGITPLAKNIVKLATHVERRLTMGKRGYKRVKERFLEHHMANRIAAVLKEVLHKSKSHSDS, encoded by the exons ATGGCCAAGCACTCCGTCGGGTGGGTCGCGTCGCAGAAGCGCTGGCTCTTGGCCTTTCTCGTCATGCTCTCCGTCTCCACCTTGATCGCCTTCTTCATCAGAGCCGCCTTCGATTCCTGCGACCGTCGCATGGATGTAGTCGACAAGAGGGTTCCTTTGGGCTCTCCCATTGGGACCAGTCCTAGCCCCCTCAGCTTCATGAAGTCCAAGCTCGTGCTGTTAGTCTCGCACGAGCTCTCTCTTTCTG GTGGACCTTTGTTGTTGATGGAGCTAGCATTTTTATTAAGAGGTGTTGGCACTGAAGTTTGTTGGGTTACAACCATGAAACCATCAGATGCAGATGTAGTGATATACAGTTTGGAACATAAAATGTTGGACCGAGGGGTGCAG GTCCTCTCTGAAAATGGCCAAGAAGCTGTATATACAGCTCTCAAAGCTGATTTGGTTGTATTGAACACTGCAGTTTCTGGGAAATGGTTGGATGTTGTTCTTAAGGAAAATGTTCCCCGTGTTCTCCCGAAAGTGTTGTGGTGGATCCATGAAATGCGCGGCCATTACTTCAAATTGGATTATGTCAAGCACCTCCCGCTTGTTGCAGGTTCTATGATAGATTCGCATGTAACAGCAGAATATTGGGAGAATAGGACTCGAGAACGTTTGGG TATCAAAATGCCAGAGACCTTTGTTGTTCACCTTGGAAACAGCAAGGAACTGATGGAAGTTGCTGAAGATAGTGTAGCAAAAAGGGTTTTGCGTGAGCATGTCCGGGAGTCTCTTGGAGTGCGAAGAGAAGATCTACTATTTGCCATCATAAACA GTGTTTCACGTGGAAAAGGCCAAGATCTGTTTTTGCGTTCCTTCTATGAAAGCTTGCGATTGATCCAAGAGAAGAAGCTGCAACTGCCTAGAATGCATGCTGTAATTGTAGGGAGTGACATGACTGCTCACACCAAGTTTGAGCATGAACTACGTAACTTTGTATCGATGAAGAAAATTCAAGATCATGTTCATTTTGTAGACAAAACTCTGACTGTAGCTCCATATCTGGCTGCAATTGATGTCCTTGTTCAAAATTCCCAG GCACGGGGAGAATGCTTTGGTAGGATAACTATTGAAGCCATGGCATTTCAGCTGCCTGTATTG GGAACAGCAGCAGGTGGCACCACAGAGATTGTAGTGAATGGAACAACAGGTTTGTTGCATCCTGTTGGGAAGGAAGGGATCACTCCTCTTGCGAAAAATATTGTAAAACTTGCCACTCATGTTGAGAGGAGGCTTACAATGGGGAAGAGAGGCTACAAAAGGGTCAAAGAAAGGTTTCTAGAACACCATATGGCAAATAGAATTGCTGCCGTTCTGAAGGAAGTGTTGCACAAGTCAAAGAGCCACTCAGATTCCTAA
- the LOC18769274 gene encoding uncharacterized protein LOC18769274 isoform X1 produces MRKWFRVRQGQESGNMFGTAIRCIARKPKPQMKPIELKTPPEQTQTITRAIFDIVKEHGPLTITETWDHVKEVGLRGLTSKRHMKIVLRWMRERQKLRLICNHVGPQKQFLYTTWFTKPNLKQQGKPVNDSPQPKSP; encoded by the exons ATGCGGAaatggtttagggttagaCAAGGTCAAG AAAGTGGCAACATGTTTGGGACAGCGATAAGGTGTATTGCGAGGAAACCAAAACCACAGATGAAACCCATAGAGCTCAAAACCCCACCTGAGCAGACGCAGACCATCACTAGGGCCATCTTCGATATCGTCAAGGAGCATGGTCCTCTCACCATTACTGAAACCTGGGATCACGTTAAG GAAGTTgggttgagaggattgacgaGCAAGAGGCACATGAAGATAGTGTTGAGGTGGATGAGGGAGAGGCAGAAGCTTAGACTAATTTGCAACCATGTAGGGCCTCAGAAGCAGTTTCTGTATACGACTTGGTTTACAAAGCCCAATCTCAAGCAGCAGGGAAAACCAGTAAATGATTCTCCACAACCCAAGTCTCCTTGA
- the LOC18769274 gene encoding uncharacterized protein LOC18769274 isoform X3, which yields MFGTAIRCIARKPKPQMKPIELKTPPEQTQTITRAIFDIVKEHGPLTITETWDHVKEVGLRGLTSKRHMKIVLRWMRERQKLRLICNHVGPQKQFLYTTWFTKPNLKQQGKPVNDSPQPKSP from the exons ATGTTTGGGACAGCGATAAGGTGTATTGCGAGGAAACCAAAACCACAGATGAAACCCATAGAGCTCAAAACCCCACCTGAGCAGACGCAGACCATCACTAGGGCCATCTTCGATATCGTCAAGGAGCATGGTCCTCTCACCATTACTGAAACCTGGGATCACGTTAAG GAAGTTgggttgagaggattgacgaGCAAGAGGCACATGAAGATAGTGTTGAGGTGGATGAGGGAGAGGCAGAAGCTTAGACTAATTTGCAACCATGTAGGGCCTCAGAAGCAGTTTCTGTATACGACTTGGTTTACAAAGCCCAATCTCAAGCAGCAGGGAAAACCAGTAAATGATTCTCCACAACCCAAGTCTCCTTGA